The Limanda limanda chromosome 13, fLimLim1.1, whole genome shotgun sequence region GGTTAAATACAGAAAGAAGAGAAACGGAGGGAGAAAGTCCGGTAGACCCCACAAccccacacattcacaccctcCTAATGCTTACAAATTCAAACTTTTTCTCTATTTACGACTCTCTTACTTTGGcaactctttcacacacacacacacacacacacacacacacacacaacactttctCTGCTGTGCCTTCTTGATCCCTGGCAAAAGATTTACCTCGTTTCCATGAGAATATCATACAAAGACCTTGTCCagtagaagagaagaagaggaaattgGTGGATGGTGTATtttgtgcgtgcctgtgtgtgtgtgtatattggaGATGTTCAAAATTCAAAAGTAACAGCAGTTTTAAAGTTTCTTTATAAGTAAAATTATGCTATAAAAAGGTTTGGCTGTGTGTATTCCCACAGTGAGAAATTGATCCATCCATCAAGGATGATAGTGATTTATTTACGAGGGAAGGAAGAAGATTCTGCCAATGATATTAAATCCTGTAGTTTTACATGATTGTGTGAGAAAGTAAGAGAAAGACAGAACTCAGTGGAGAAATAATTTGTTAGACTGCAGTCATGATTGGAAACGATCCAtccacctcctctgacctcctctatttcctctttttgtctTCATCATTTCAACAGACTTTTATCCTCCTCTCTCATGCATTTACTGAAACAGGAGTCAGAacgtatatatttatttattggtaTCCAACTCTTCACTGTACCTGTCAGTGTGCACAGTTTAGAGACAGAGTCGTGGCGCCCCATGTGCAAACATCAGCCGGGTGTTGGGACAGCGTGGGCGGGAGAAGAGCCCTGGAGAGCTCTACAGGCTCGAGAAGGCCCCTCATAATTGCCCCAATGTCTGAAACACTTCATGTGTCCAGGGACAATTGTCTGGCAGCGCTCTTCTCAATCATAACCCTCCTACATCCTccttcacacaacacacaccttgATTTTCACCGTCCATCAGTCTACCTTTGGAGAATTAAATGGAAACTGGTCATTCAAACCCATGAGCCCTGAGTGGCTTtcgtttgtttggtttttttagaataattaaaaatgtataaatacaaagaGGAGTGAATCTGGTCTCTTGTCGCCGACGGTTTTAACGTCTAATCGAGATTAAAGTCTGGACAAATTAGGATTAAGCGCTTTATCTCTGCTAGTCAGATCCTAATCTTGTTCAGTCATGACGGTGCAAAACCAAAAAGCAGaaccgtctgtgtgtgtgtgtgtgtgtttaacccCTCAGGCATAATTGAGGGGGTCCCCTTTCAACTGTGTGTCCTCTTGATGCTCCAGACTTCAGGGGTCAGAGGTGGACGTGTGtagactcaaacacagacagatttGAGTTGTCACCGGCAGCGAGTCTCTCCTGCATCTCTACATCACATTAACCATCAACCGCACAACTTTCTTCTTTCAGTTTTAGTCTAAATCTGCTGTTTCAGATGTGCAGCAGGACAGACCCTTCCCCTCAAAGCTGGTGTGCAGTTACATTTCAGGCAGCGTCAATGTTCTTTATGGTCCTGGCTTCATAAAATAGGACAATTTTCATATGTTTTTGTTCTCTGTGTCCCAGTTCTGTCACtaatttcctctgttttctcttctccttgCAGATTGATGGAGCAGTGGAAAATTACTGGCTGGCGGAAAACAACTTCTGAAAATGATTTCTGGCCAGACTGGATTAAAACAATCTCatatttcgtttttttttaacaactgaATAAGAAAAACAGTCAGTCCGGACTATATTTACAGAAACGGAACCAACCAAGATAGAATTCTAGCGCTGGatacagattgttttttttcaatagcTCTGCCTTGAATTGGATTTTTGTTGTTAAACAATTAATCTCTTGGGTGGGTTaaaatttaatatattaaagatatataatatatcaacaaaaaagtgtgttttaattattaaatgtgATATATGACTTGGACTGTAATGTACATACATTcaggtttattttctttcaaagatCTGTCACTTCTAACTCTTGATGTTAAGGTTGAGTCACTCAAATATCTGAAGCTTTTTCTGTCATTCAAACCATTTTTATTGTTGTAATACTTTGTATATACATTGAATGAATAtatgtgtgtcggtgtgtgtgtgtgtggtcaataAAGAGAACATTGacttaaatgtttattttcagtaaGTTTATTCAGTCTTAATAAAAGATATTGAAGCTCTTAACTGCTTCACAATGCTCTCATGTTTATCATCCTGGTTTTACACAAGTTACCTGCAGGGGGAATGTTGCAGTGTGGAAACTGCagtgatatttttatttactgaaaaaacaacatagaGTTACACAAGaaataatatttacaataagAATTTTACtacacaataaacatatttataaatatagtgACTTATCAGGTTTGAGTCTTTTCCTTTGTTAGAGCCCTTACAcggagacttttttttttcatggtcGAGATCCGTTGTCTTACACAAATCAGAAATACTATGATAAGTGAAAATGCAGGGAAACAGGCCCAGCAGCTGACTAATCTACTGTACAGGCCAGACTCCTCAGAGAAGGATAATTAGTGCTGTCCATCAACCCTAACCCACTTTTTAATATTGAATGGACTCTTAGAGCAAAACTGTAACAAAGAGGCTGCCCTTTTCATATCagaatgatttttttatatcaaacaaatgctgcattttgttttgaagcTGAATCTGAGGGAAAACAATAAGAAACTGTCCAAAGGTCTGTAGAGGACGGTTTTTCAGAATTGTGTTCTCTGTAGAAAAGATACATTTTAATCTGTTGTATGATTATGtataaacagaagaaaaccCAAAtagttttccatttatttatcaaataatATCGAGCACGgcttaaaatcaaataaaaggaaatgaaagggaaaataaaggaagaaatggaaaggaaaggaaaggaataGAAtgggaatgaaaagaaaagaaaagaaaggaataCAAAATGCCTATAattcaaaatagaaaaaatgcTTACGgcaatgtgaatgtgaaataaataaactatatttaataataatatataattaattataGATATATGACAATATATAATAAAGATGGTTTCTAAATCACTTCTCACTGAGTTTACCATTAAGCGTTATCAGGAAATTAAGTTTTTGAGGATAAATTGAATATAAATGGAAGAAAtttcaaagaaagaaacaacagagagggggagagagggagagggagagagagagagagagagagagagagagagagagagagagagagagagagagagagagagagagagagagagagagagagagagagagagagagagagagagagagacctcatCTGAATAGATGCAAATTGCCTCTGCCTCCGCCTGGCATCTTGCCAAGTATCTATAGCAACCACATTCTCTGACagtctccatccctccctccttctctctctctaattagTCCTCTATCTTCCCCTCagcttctttcttcctctgctcatTTTTTCCTCCCACAATCCCAGAAATCTTTGCACAAAGAATCTGCTTATAGGTTTGTGTCCTGTTAAAACACAGAAACCTGAGCCAGACCAATAATATTTCTCAGAATATCAGTATATTACAAATActcaattgttttattttctctaaatCTAGATTGATCCAAATCTGGGCTCAGACAATCTCTTTGATTTAATACTACCATCCTGTTAAATAAACTGGTTTTGATGGTTGGTTTGTTTCCTTCTTCAGTTTCTCGCTCAGTTTCACGTTTTACGTTCACGGTCAAGTTCAAAGCGCCGCTGGGCCTCAGGCCTGAGCAGCTTCTGACCAAGCTCACCACTCAGAGCAGGGCTACAGCGCTACCTGCCGGCCGCATGAGTTACTACAGCCGGAGCGCTTCAATCATTCGTGAGGATGGAGCGTCCTCCACTGGTCATCGATTGTCACTACACATGTGTCTAGTGTGCACAAAGGCAATTAAGAATGTGCATGATCAATTGAAaggcacatttaaaaaagctaCAATGGATTAAtagacaacaaataaaaaatatatgatgTGTACTCACTGATTCACTGATAAGTATTTAtaattttctgtattttcataCATAAATTATAGATTAATTtcgatatttttttatttgtgtagagATAGAAAGATCTATATTTGGACCATGGGTTTTTTCATACAATTACATTTTACTTGAATCACACATTTtgtaatttcttattttttctcaCCAACGGAGGTAAAGTCTTAAAGAAATGTATCAATCACTTTTTAAATGAGTGTCCTTGAGGGCCcacactgaatatttatttacagtttaattcCAATGAAAAAAACTACAGCCACAAGCCATTCAGAGCCATGGAAATCAGTGAAATAATCAGAAAGTGTTGTCGACATCCAGTTTATTTAAgaatttgatatttttaaacTTCCCTACAGTTTGACCATGAACACTACAGACTTGACACAGGGTGTGGTATTAGTAGGTACGTTTACATTCAGTTGGCACAAACCGCTAGGATCTACAAGGCAGTCATTATATCACTGTTGTACtggatcaaacacacacaagatgatCTGCTGTAACATGTTAATACAGTTGCATTGTACAAACAATTTGCTTTGATCGGAGCAAATAAAATGACAAGTTGGCAGTTTGTTGTTGTAGCGTTTCAGTATTTCATCTCATTAAGCCACTGTCTAGTCCTTCACAAAGatcatacttttattttgaaacaaatacaaaacataaaactttTTGGCATTTAATGATTGTCTAGGTTAGTTAGACTATATCAATAATACTATATTTGATCAATGTGTTTACCTGGCTCCTTGGATTTACAGGTGGGGAGTTAACTTTACAATTCTCTTAATGCCATACCATATAAATCAAGGTACAAATAGATATTAAATCCTCCCTTGTTCCTCAAATCAATTCCAAAAGGGTTGAAATAGTTTGACCTCATGTGTCCCATAGTCGAGAATCGCACATCCCACCAGTGCGCAAGgcagtttttaaagttttacaaAATTCCCATACGAAAACTACACCTGAAATTTTACATTCAGTCACAGGCATCTAACAATCAAAtcacctgctgcttcttcaaTACATGAGACATTTCAAACCCTAAGGCCAGAAAATGGAAGCAACCTTCACAAAGGTTGGTAGGAGTAGCTCAGTCAGAGTAAAAACGTTACTATTCCTCACTAGGCACTTAAGTGTCAGTAACTGTCCTTCACTCGGCTTCAGTCACTGTATTCTTTCCATCCAACGCTTGGAAACATCAGTTCAGAACACGTGAAGGTTTCAAGCGATCTTCCAACAAAACTTAGTGACACGTTTCCCTCCTGCTACCTAGGGTAACGACTAAAGATAACAAAAGACTAAACCTGCTCTTCCGTTAAAGTTTGCTGATGCAAGAGGGTTAGTCTCACCCATCTTCTCAACGCTACATTTCTCCTAAACCTGATTCATTGGTCAATTAGGAAAACAATCACAGCATCGATGAACAGAGATGAGCGGAAACTGGTCAGACAGATACTGGTTGGAGGAGGGTTGTGAGTTTAATGTACTGAATAGAGATGGTTGTGAGATTCTAATGTTATAACATGAATGTATCGCAAACTGTTTAGTACTAAAGGTGGAAGATGAATGCTTGGTTTGAAAAGTTCATTAGTTTCAGATTTTAaccattaattatttaatttttttttttttaaatcacaacagTAGTTTTAGAAACTTGACGTGAGATGGATCATTCTGGTACTAGTGTACATTTTTTAACATAACTATAAGGTGATTGAACTTtttaaaaagggagaaaaactcCACAATATTTGCTGATTAAATATGTGCAAACAcaattttttctttcaaaacatattttaaaacatcatccTGTGAGGTATGTGTATGGTGGTTAGCAATATTAAGGCATTATTCTGGACTTTACTAACTATTATGGTAGTTTCTCTGTTGACTTTTAGGAGTAAGGAATAATAAAAGTGCTCATATATGTTATTTAAGAATTAAACAAATTTTGTAtagatttttaaatttttctttcTTAAACTAAATGTTAAGTGTTTTAAAGATAAACTTTCTGCTTTAAAcgtcctgacctctgctccaCTTGGCTCAACCACTCTGTCTCAGTGGTTAAGGTCTAAGTATAGAAACTATTGACACTGCTCATGACTGGAGGCCTGCATCAATACTGCTGAAACTCACGtacacacaaaacactaaaCGTGCACTAAGGGAAAGTACAATATAGAGAACATTGAAATGTACTGAATTATACCTGTAACAAAACAAgctcttcactgtgtgtgtgtgcgcatattTCCAGTCAGGTTTTCAGTCCAGTAGCAAATACCGATCTACACTGTGAGTCCACACTAAAGCACAAGTTATTATTTCAATGACCAGTTAAAATCTGAGCCAGTGTCTTGTCAAGATTTACACAAAACAAGCTTAAAATGGCAGCAAATTCCTCAAGCGATGGATGCTTTAGACAACATTTGCGTACGGTATACGGAACTCCAATGTTATCGCCTGTTAATTCATCTGAAACAATATCAACAAACACCAAGGATTAGAAGAAATACCTTTTACAGTGCTACAACAATATTGAGACATTGTAAACGTCATGTATTCGCTGCAGTGCTGATGTATCAGATCCCATTAGACTGTACACGTGTTCCTCCTTCACTGGTGATCACAGGTCTGTAAAATGACCCATCAAACGGTCTGATGTGCATCACTCGAGACTGCCTGTCAGTTATTTTTAGCTGACATACTGAACAGAGCAACATGTATTGATATGTCAGACAACTAAACTGTCAATCActtttgaaaaaaactaaactagaatggcactcagttgAGCGCATCTGCCCAGGGATAATTCCTATATCTGCCTCTTTGTCAGCATTTGGCCAAAATGTATTAACATACAGGGGCAGGAAAAAACCTACCCCTATTTGAAAGTACATTTTATTCTGGATTTCCAGATGTCAGTCAccctaaatattgtttttttccatcaagatccatgtcTTAATCCCTGGAAAAGGGGTTCAAATGTCAGCAAAAGTCTTATTTCGCAATGTTTGGGAAAGTGATTTAAAACAGGTCCTGGTACTCCTCTTTGTCAGGAATCAAACCAACATATAATGGTTCTTTAGTTCAGTGGTTTTTGTGTGATCCGTCTACCAAACAtacgaacaaacaaacaaaaaaacgaacagtgagggatgaaaacataacttccttggcagaggtaataatagGGGCATTTTTTATACGTTATAACTTATGGCACTGGcattaaatatagatatatGATGGCAGTGCAGAAGCTTAACTCAAACTAAAAGTCTGCGaattaaagttttaaattaaagatacTTGACTCAGAGATTTAAACAACTTCAACTCAAACAATAACTCACTATTCCCTGGCAGTAAAGATGCTGTTACTTCTGTGCAAGGTTTTATCTCTTTTGTGCTCATATGTACTAACATCACTAACATCATATATTCTTGAAGCTAGCTCACATCCTAACCTTTGGTATGATTCCATAAAACAAATGtacacaaatcaaaacaaatctcAAGAGGGCACAATGTACTCTTATCAAACCAAATGGATTTTAAAAGTCAGTAGGAAATGAGTGGCAGCCTGCACTGCATTTGAGGGTGTCGGTTGGAAGCGGACACAGAAGGCAGTTGagttatcagtttgtgtgtgtgtgtttgtgtgtgtgtatgtgtgtgtacctctgaACTCTCTGATCGTTAAATACACTCACAGGCACTCTGTGCCCCTCCACAAGGGGCACAGAGCGTAATAACCTAtcagcacccacacacacaaaatcactgagCATATTGCACTTAGATGTACACGACAACAGtgtgtacaggtacacagtacCACGTCGGGCCGGGCgatatgtaaaaaaacattatcacTATAATTCTTTTCATATCAGTCGATACGCTATTATCGAGAGGTGTAGCCCATCTGATGCAGCTTCCTCAGGAGAATCTGAGTAAGGTCAAATGTCATGAAGCTGATCCCCACTGCAACAGGCCCCTTCACCCAGTTCATGCTGAGACCTTTGTAGAGTCCGCGGATGAGCCCCTCCTCAGACACGATCTCCCGCATGGTGCCCAGGATGGTTCCATACGTGTGACCCGTGACTCCCGCAGTCTGCATGCGCCGTCGTACCACATCCAGGGGGTAAGACGCCGACTGGCCAATGAGACCGGCACAGGCTCCAAACGCCAGGCGCTCGTACGAGTAGGGGAAGGGGCGGCCGCTGCGTTCTACACGGGAGAGGAGGTTGTAAAGGAGTGCAATTCAATTTTTTAGAATTCACATATGCAACATAAACATTCAAGCCGCTTTCAGACACactatgtgagaacgcaaatgtccacacaagaggctgcagagattttctggagtttctcctgccggCCCCCCAAGTAAAAACTCCGGAGAATGCAACTTAAGGGATAGTAGATAAATGAGATAAGTCTTGGTGTATTACCAGCATGTAGCTTCTTCAGTGTCTCATAGGTGAAGAAGCTGAGGCCAGCATAGGGAACTACACCCAGTATGGTGGGTGCAAAACCTCGATACAGCGTCTTAAGGCCCTCTTCTCGAGAAATccgcacaaacacatgcaggataTTACTGTACctaaaagagaggaaacaaatacaaagtttaaaaaatgtttattgcagttGGAGAAAATTGGACAAGGTTTTGTGCGACAAAAGACTTCTGCTCATTTTTTAACTTTAGCATCCAGGTTTGCAACGTGAACAAAAAAACTGTTTGAGTGAGTTATTTTGGAGGCTTCACCCACTTCAGTTATGTTTTGTCTGAGGTCATCAGTCAGTAAAAAGAGCATAACCCCAAACAGATCTGTTGAtgattttttaatattataCTGAATACATTTTATCTCAGTTTGATCCTTTGTCAGATATCATGACTTTTCACCTGAACCTTGAAgcaacacgaacacacacacaacttgagCCCCCAGTGCTGTTTGGCttttgtcagtgtcagtgtaaGAGCCCTAATATTTACTGATGATGGGTTTTAGCAGTTCCATATACTTACATTTCCTTTGGCGTTACGGCCATCCTAGCTCGCACCATGTCCAGGGGATAGGTCAGCATGGCCGCCGTTGTACCGGCCATAGATCCGGCCAGTAACCTTGGTAACGGAGGCAGGACACTGAAACAGCAAATGTGCGTCgatgttgatttttttatgcTTCAGACATGTAGAAAATCTTGAAAAACATGAGAATTGATTAAATCCCTAAAAACTCATCACTTTCTCCAGATTACAGGTTTTGAACTCTACACCATtaacagatttagtgtttgcggatctataaatataaatctCCACCCACCCTCcagtagggatgggggaaaaaatcgattcaattacaaatcgcgattcttgtgaatgacgattttaaatcgatatgctgcctcccaaatcgatttttaaaaaaataaaaaaaaataaaaaatttattttttatttttttaaaacaatttattggtttataccgggggggatatattgggggagcaacatcaccccagagcatgttgaccagctcttgtttttgcacaagaatctaaacatacccaagcactagctttgcatcgactacatgcaaacaacaatagcctactttttgtttatttcaaagtttatattttaagtaaacttttattcattctgtttaatttaccatttatttattgtttaaaagtagcctaagtggcatacatttcttaatctgtcagtttgtgtgcagttgacaggggctatacaataatagggcacatttttatttattttctctattggctgcccggcagtcattaagttaatgttaatatttgaaataaaactggtaaagctctaagtgaatttgactgtgttgtattttaaggaatgattcaacatttttccatggtccagtatttaaaaaaaaaaaaaaataaccaaaagaaatcccaggaaatcgtaatatcgaatcgcaatacttacagaatcgcaatacccacagaaatcgcaatacatatcgtgatagtatcgtatagggaggtccctgccgattcccgtccctacccTCCAGCGTCTGGCCTGTAGCCCTGATGCTGCTCATCAATCACACGgcttgttttctcctctgctaGCTACTGTTTGTCACACTATTACAGGTGGTAGTATTGGAGTAATCCAGACAAACACGTTTGAACCTGAGACCAACTCGGAAGTAAATTTTCCCTTTATAAACTGACACTTACCTGCCCTGAAAGCCATAGTAGCTTCCCAGCTTCCTCTTGTACTGCTCATGAGCACAGAACTGGATGGCAGCGTATGGGATTACTCGCACCATGGTGGCAGAGTTCCCCCTCCACAGACTGAAGAAGCCATCCTTTAGGTAGGTGCGGTATATCAACCTGTACGCCTCCTGGAAGTCAGTGTGTACACATAAACAAATACTTTACATTCTTACTTAGATGGAGCGGATAATAATCTAGGTTAGTTTATGGCACAAATCTGTATGCATGTGTCTGCAAGTTATTTTTATTCGTTAATTAAGTAAATTCAGAAACTATGTTAAATACAGTGGACGTGATTCAACTCATTGCATGTGACTAAGAACCAgttaattgttttaattagCCTCTCCCATAAAATGTTCCTTAAACCAAACGTACCTTGGCAGAGAATCGTGCTGAcgaaactgaaaaacaaaacaacgtaCAATATAAATTACATACACAGGGACAATTATTGTAGAACAACGAAAGCACAATccatataatttaatttgggTCGTTTGTAATCTGAAAACAGTTTTAGCTCAACCGTTCGTCCAACTTACCTTGAAAGATGATTTTAGTCCTGTCCAATGGGGCGACAGCGGTCTTGGCCAAAGCTCCTGCTAAAGCCCCTGAGAAGAGCGCGTTGAGGACAGTCCGAGTGTGCATCGAGCC contains the following coding sequences:
- the LOC133017682 gene encoding mitochondrial coenzyme A transporter SLC25A42, with product MGNGVQEQRASLAQGEVLPLASSSQSEGSMHTRTVLNALFSGALAGALAKTAVAPLDRTKIIFQVSSARFSAKEAYRLIYRTYLKDGFFSLWRGNSATMVRVIPYAAIQFCAHEQYKRKLGSYYGFQGSVLPPLPRLLAGSMAGTTAAMLTYPLDMVRARMAVTPKEMYSNILHVFVRISREEGLKTLYRGFAPTILGVVPYAGLSFFTYETLKKLHAERSGRPFPYSYERLAFGACAGLIGQSASYPLDVVRRRMQTAGVTGHTYGTILGTMREIVSEEGLIRGLYKGLSMNWVKGPVAVGISFMTFDLTQILLRKLHQMGYTSR